One Ahaetulla prasina isolate Xishuangbanna chromosome 17, ASM2864084v1, whole genome shotgun sequence genomic window carries:
- the TARS2 gene encoding threonine--tRNA ligase, mitochondrial isoform X2 has product MWDQAAYLPSQVAERLALYQRLKAAADERQAEQTLREKRPILVSLPDGRSIECESWTVTPYQLALQISQNLAKTVVTARVNGSLYDLDRPLEGDATVEFVGFDSQAGQQLFWHSSAHLLGEAAERFYGALLCHGPSTDQGFFYDLYLDEGRKVSGRDLPALEELCKATVAAKAPFERLEVSREDLLELFKHNRFKLDIIGRRVKSRTATVYRCGTLVDLCQGPHLRHSGEIQALKLLKNSAASWQGDPSGDSLQRIYGIAFPSAQQLAAWDRAQEEAAQRDHRRIGKDQELFFFHPLSPGSCFFLPKGTHIYTTLMDFIKSEYLKRGFSEVITPNIFNAKLWEISGHWEHYGENMFTFPVEDQTFALKPMNCPGHCLMFSHRPRSWRELPLRLADFGVLHRNESSGGLTGLTRVRRFQQDDAHIFCSMDQLEGEIRGCLDFLQAVYSVFGFTFRFFLSTRPQHFLGDPPLWDQAEQLLEKSLREFGQPWELNPGDGAFYGPKVDIQIQDALGRYHQCATIQLDFQMPLRFDLSYKGREDGAPERPVMIHRAVLGSVERMLAVLAENYGGKWPFWLSPSQIMVIPVGPDAEEYAAEVHRLFHQAGFQTDLDADSGVTLNRKIRRAQLAQYNFQFVVGRKEVTHRTVNVRSRDNHRHGERDLHEVQHRLRELQETRVRNAEEVF; this is encoded by the exons ATGTGGGATCAG gCAGCATATCTTCCCTCCCAAGTTGCAGAGCGCCTGGCATTATACCAGAGGCTGAAGGCTGCTGCAGATGAGCGCCAAGCGGAGCAAACCCTCCGGGAGAAGCGTCCAATCTTGGTTTCCTTGCCAGATGGTCGAAGCATCGAGTGCGAATCCTGGACTGTCACCCCTTATCAGCTGGCCTTGCAGATCAG CCAGAATCTGGCCAAGACCGTGGTGACGGCACGAGTGAACGGAAGCCTTTATGACTTGGATCGTCCTCTGGAGGGTGATGCCACTGTGGAATTTGTGGGGTTTGATTCTCAGGCCGGACAACAG CTCTTCTGGCATTCCAGCGCCCACCTCCTGGGCGAGGCTGCCGAGCGCTTCTATGGTGCCCTGTTGTGCCACGGGCCCAGCACTGACCAGGGCTTCTTCTATGACCTGTATTTGGATGAGGGACG GAAGGTGTCTGGTAGAGACCTCCCCGCCCTGGAGGAGCTCTGCAAAGCGACCGTCGCAGCCAAGGCCCCTTTTGAACGGCTGGAGGTTTCCCGAGAGGATCTGCTGGAGCTCTTCAAG CACAACCGATTCAAACTCGATATCATCGGACGGCGCGTGAAGTCTCGGACTGCCACCGTCTACAG ATGCGGGACGTTAGTTGACCTCTGCCAGGGGCCCCACCTGCGGCACAGTGGGGAGATCCAAGCACTGAAACTCCTCAAG AACTCGGCCGCCTCCTGGCAAGGAGACCCCTCCGGGGACTCCCTGCAACGCATTTATGGCATCGCCTTCCCCAGCGCCCAGCAGTTGGCCGCCTGGGACCGTGCCCAGGAAGAGGCTGCCCAGCGGGACCACCGGCGTATCGGAAAG GACCAGGAACTCTTCTTCTTCCATCCGTTGAGTCCCGGTAGCTGCTTCTTCCTTCCCAAAGGGACCCACATCTACACAACCCTCATGGACTTCAtcaag AGCGAGTACCTTAAGCGTGGCTTCTCCGAAGTCATCACCCCCAACATTTTCAACGCGAAACTCTGGGAAATCTCCGGTCACTGGGAACATTATGGGGAGAACATGTTCACCTTCCCCGTGGAAGACCAGACTTTCGCCCTCAAGCCCATGAATTGTCCCGGCCACTG CCTCATGTTCAGCCACCGGCCCCGATCCTGGCGGGAGCTGCCCTTGCGGCTGGCCGACTTCGGGGTGCTCCATCGCAACGAGTCCTCGGGGGGCCTGACGGGGCTGACGCGGGTCCGGCGCTTCCAGCAGGACGATGCCCACATCTTCTGCTCCATGGATCAG CTGGAGGGCGAGATCAGAGGCTGCCTCGATTTCCTGCAGGCTGTTTACTCCGTCTTCGGGTTCACTTTCCGCTTCTTCCTCTCCACCCGCCCCCAACACTTTCTCGGGGACCCCCCTCTCTGGGATCAGGCGGAGCAG CTGTTGGAGAAGAGCCTCCGGGAATTTGGCCAGCCATGGGAACTCAACCCTGGGGACGGCGCCTTCTATGGGCCCAAG GTGGACATTCAGATCCAGGACGCCCTGGGGCGATACCACCAGTGTGCCACCATTCAGCTGGACTTCCAGATGCCACTTCGCTTTGACCTCTCCTACAAGGG CCGAGAGGACGGGGCCCCCGAGAGGCCGGTCATGATCCACCGGGCAGTGCTTGGCTCTGTGGAGAGGATGCTGGCTGTCTTGGCCGAGAATTACGGGGGCAAGTG GCCCTTCTGGCTCTCCCCCTCCCAAATCATGGTGATTCCAGTGGGCCCAGACGCAGAGGAGTACGCTGCCGAG GTCCACCGGCTTTTCCACCAGGCGGGATTCCAGACAGACCTGGATGCTGATTCGGGAGTGACCCTCAACCGCAAAATCCGAAGAGCCCAGCTGGCCCAGTACAACTTCCAGTTTG TGGTCGGCCGGAAGGAGGTGACCCACCGCACCGTGAACGTCCGCAGCCGGGACAACCACCGTCATGGCGAACGGGATTTGCACGAGGTGCAGCACCGGCTCCGAGAACTGCAGGAGACGCGGGTCAGAAACGCGGAGGAGGTCTTTTGA
- the TARS2 gene encoding threonine--tRNA ligase, mitochondrial isoform X3, whose product MRLLRVWKKIWARRGGPRREYTAAYLPSQVAERLALYQRLKAAADERQAEQTLREKRPILVSLPDGRSIECESWTVTPYQLALQISQNLAKTVVTARVNGSLYDLDRPLEGDATVEFVGFDSQAGQQLFWHSSAHLLGEAAERFYGALLCHGPSTDQGFFYDLYLDEGRKVSGRDLPALEELCKATVAAKAPFERLEVSREDLLELFKHNRFKLDIIGRRVKSRTATVYRCGTLVDLCQGPHLRHSGEIQALKLLKNSAASWQGDPSGDSLQRIYGIAFPSAQQLAAWDRAQEEAAQRDHRRIGKDQELFFFHPLSPGSCFFLPKGTHIYTTLMDFIKSEYLKRGFSEVITPNIFNAKLWEISGHWEHYGENMFTFPVEDQTFALKPMNCPGHCLMFSHRPRSWRELPLRLADFGVLHRNESSGGLTGLTRVRRFQQDDAHIFCSMDQLEGEIRGCLDFLQAVYSVFGFTFRFFLSTRPQHFLGDPPLWDQAEQLLEKSLREFGQPWELNPGDGAFYGPKVDIQIQDALGRYHQCATIQLDFQMPLRFDLSYKGQSGCDRRSPA is encoded by the exons ATGCGTCTCCTTCGCGTCTGGAAGAAGATCTGGGCGAGGCGGGGCGGCCCCCGCCGAGAATACACG gCAGCATATCTTCCCTCCCAAGTTGCAGAGCGCCTGGCATTATACCAGAGGCTGAAGGCTGCTGCAGATGAGCGCCAAGCGGAGCAAACCCTCCGGGAGAAGCGTCCAATCTTGGTTTCCTTGCCAGATGGTCGAAGCATCGAGTGCGAATCCTGGACTGTCACCCCTTATCAGCTGGCCTTGCAGATCAG CCAGAATCTGGCCAAGACCGTGGTGACGGCACGAGTGAACGGAAGCCTTTATGACTTGGATCGTCCTCTGGAGGGTGATGCCACTGTGGAATTTGTGGGGTTTGATTCTCAGGCCGGACAACAG CTCTTCTGGCATTCCAGCGCCCACCTCCTGGGCGAGGCTGCCGAGCGCTTCTATGGTGCCCTGTTGTGCCACGGGCCCAGCACTGACCAGGGCTTCTTCTATGACCTGTATTTGGATGAGGGACG GAAGGTGTCTGGTAGAGACCTCCCCGCCCTGGAGGAGCTCTGCAAAGCGACCGTCGCAGCCAAGGCCCCTTTTGAACGGCTGGAGGTTTCCCGAGAGGATCTGCTGGAGCTCTTCAAG CACAACCGATTCAAACTCGATATCATCGGACGGCGCGTGAAGTCTCGGACTGCCACCGTCTACAG ATGCGGGACGTTAGTTGACCTCTGCCAGGGGCCCCACCTGCGGCACAGTGGGGAGATCCAAGCACTGAAACTCCTCAAG AACTCGGCCGCCTCCTGGCAAGGAGACCCCTCCGGGGACTCCCTGCAACGCATTTATGGCATCGCCTTCCCCAGCGCCCAGCAGTTGGCCGCCTGGGACCGTGCCCAGGAAGAGGCTGCCCAGCGGGACCACCGGCGTATCGGAAAG GACCAGGAACTCTTCTTCTTCCATCCGTTGAGTCCCGGTAGCTGCTTCTTCCTTCCCAAAGGGACCCACATCTACACAACCCTCATGGACTTCAtcaag AGCGAGTACCTTAAGCGTGGCTTCTCCGAAGTCATCACCCCCAACATTTTCAACGCGAAACTCTGGGAAATCTCCGGTCACTGGGAACATTATGGGGAGAACATGTTCACCTTCCCCGTGGAAGACCAGACTTTCGCCCTCAAGCCCATGAATTGTCCCGGCCACTG CCTCATGTTCAGCCACCGGCCCCGATCCTGGCGGGAGCTGCCCTTGCGGCTGGCCGACTTCGGGGTGCTCCATCGCAACGAGTCCTCGGGGGGCCTGACGGGGCTGACGCGGGTCCGGCGCTTCCAGCAGGACGATGCCCACATCTTCTGCTCCATGGATCAG CTGGAGGGCGAGATCAGAGGCTGCCTCGATTTCCTGCAGGCTGTTTACTCCGTCTTCGGGTTCACTTTCCGCTTCTTCCTCTCCACCCGCCCCCAACACTTTCTCGGGGACCCCCCTCTCTGGGATCAGGCGGAGCAG CTGTTGGAGAAGAGCCTCCGGGAATTTGGCCAGCCATGGGAACTCAACCCTGGGGACGGCGCCTTCTATGGGCCCAAG GTGGACATTCAGATCCAGGACGCCCTGGGGCGATACCACCAGTGTGCCACCATTCAGCTGGACTTCCAGATGCCACTTCGCTTTGACCTCTCCTACAAGGG GCAATCCGGCTGTGACCGCAGAAGCCCTGCGTGA
- the TARS2 gene encoding threonine--tRNA ligase, mitochondrial isoform X1 codes for MRLLRVWKKIWARRGGPRREYTAAYLPSQVAERLALYQRLKAAADERQAEQTLREKRPILVSLPDGRSIECESWTVTPYQLALQISQNLAKTVVTARVNGSLYDLDRPLEGDATVEFVGFDSQAGQQLFWHSSAHLLGEAAERFYGALLCHGPSTDQGFFYDLYLDEGRKVSGRDLPALEELCKATVAAKAPFERLEVSREDLLELFKHNRFKLDIIGRRVKSRTATVYRCGTLVDLCQGPHLRHSGEIQALKLLKNSAASWQGDPSGDSLQRIYGIAFPSAQQLAAWDRAQEEAAQRDHRRIGKDQELFFFHPLSPGSCFFLPKGTHIYTTLMDFIKSEYLKRGFSEVITPNIFNAKLWEISGHWEHYGENMFTFPVEDQTFALKPMNCPGHCLMFSHRPRSWRELPLRLADFGVLHRNESSGGLTGLTRVRRFQQDDAHIFCSMDQLEGEIRGCLDFLQAVYSVFGFTFRFFLSTRPQHFLGDPPLWDQAEQLLEKSLREFGQPWELNPGDGAFYGPKVDIQIQDALGRYHQCATIQLDFQMPLRFDLSYKGREDGAPERPVMIHRAVLGSVERMLAVLAENYGGKWPFWLSPSQIMVIPVGPDAEEYAAEVHRLFHQAGFQTDLDADSGVTLNRKIRRAQLAQYNFQFVVGRKEVTHRTVNVRSRDNHRHGERDLHEVQHRLRELQETRVRNAEEVF; via the exons ATGCGTCTCCTTCGCGTCTGGAAGAAGATCTGGGCGAGGCGGGGCGGCCCCCGCCGAGAATACACG gCAGCATATCTTCCCTCCCAAGTTGCAGAGCGCCTGGCATTATACCAGAGGCTGAAGGCTGCTGCAGATGAGCGCCAAGCGGAGCAAACCCTCCGGGAGAAGCGTCCAATCTTGGTTTCCTTGCCAGATGGTCGAAGCATCGAGTGCGAATCCTGGACTGTCACCCCTTATCAGCTGGCCTTGCAGATCAG CCAGAATCTGGCCAAGACCGTGGTGACGGCACGAGTGAACGGAAGCCTTTATGACTTGGATCGTCCTCTGGAGGGTGATGCCACTGTGGAATTTGTGGGGTTTGATTCTCAGGCCGGACAACAG CTCTTCTGGCATTCCAGCGCCCACCTCCTGGGCGAGGCTGCCGAGCGCTTCTATGGTGCCCTGTTGTGCCACGGGCCCAGCACTGACCAGGGCTTCTTCTATGACCTGTATTTGGATGAGGGACG GAAGGTGTCTGGTAGAGACCTCCCCGCCCTGGAGGAGCTCTGCAAAGCGACCGTCGCAGCCAAGGCCCCTTTTGAACGGCTGGAGGTTTCCCGAGAGGATCTGCTGGAGCTCTTCAAG CACAACCGATTCAAACTCGATATCATCGGACGGCGCGTGAAGTCTCGGACTGCCACCGTCTACAG ATGCGGGACGTTAGTTGACCTCTGCCAGGGGCCCCACCTGCGGCACAGTGGGGAGATCCAAGCACTGAAACTCCTCAAG AACTCGGCCGCCTCCTGGCAAGGAGACCCCTCCGGGGACTCCCTGCAACGCATTTATGGCATCGCCTTCCCCAGCGCCCAGCAGTTGGCCGCCTGGGACCGTGCCCAGGAAGAGGCTGCCCAGCGGGACCACCGGCGTATCGGAAAG GACCAGGAACTCTTCTTCTTCCATCCGTTGAGTCCCGGTAGCTGCTTCTTCCTTCCCAAAGGGACCCACATCTACACAACCCTCATGGACTTCAtcaag AGCGAGTACCTTAAGCGTGGCTTCTCCGAAGTCATCACCCCCAACATTTTCAACGCGAAACTCTGGGAAATCTCCGGTCACTGGGAACATTATGGGGAGAACATGTTCACCTTCCCCGTGGAAGACCAGACTTTCGCCCTCAAGCCCATGAATTGTCCCGGCCACTG CCTCATGTTCAGCCACCGGCCCCGATCCTGGCGGGAGCTGCCCTTGCGGCTGGCCGACTTCGGGGTGCTCCATCGCAACGAGTCCTCGGGGGGCCTGACGGGGCTGACGCGGGTCCGGCGCTTCCAGCAGGACGATGCCCACATCTTCTGCTCCATGGATCAG CTGGAGGGCGAGATCAGAGGCTGCCTCGATTTCCTGCAGGCTGTTTACTCCGTCTTCGGGTTCACTTTCCGCTTCTTCCTCTCCACCCGCCCCCAACACTTTCTCGGGGACCCCCCTCTCTGGGATCAGGCGGAGCAG CTGTTGGAGAAGAGCCTCCGGGAATTTGGCCAGCCATGGGAACTCAACCCTGGGGACGGCGCCTTCTATGGGCCCAAG GTGGACATTCAGATCCAGGACGCCCTGGGGCGATACCACCAGTGTGCCACCATTCAGCTGGACTTCCAGATGCCACTTCGCTTTGACCTCTCCTACAAGGG CCGAGAGGACGGGGCCCCCGAGAGGCCGGTCATGATCCACCGGGCAGTGCTTGGCTCTGTGGAGAGGATGCTGGCTGTCTTGGCCGAGAATTACGGGGGCAAGTG GCCCTTCTGGCTCTCCCCCTCCCAAATCATGGTGATTCCAGTGGGCCCAGACGCAGAGGAGTACGCTGCCGAG GTCCACCGGCTTTTCCACCAGGCGGGATTCCAGACAGACCTGGATGCTGATTCGGGAGTGACCCTCAACCGCAAAATCCGAAGAGCCCAGCTGGCCCAGTACAACTTCCAGTTTG TGGTCGGCCGGAAGGAGGTGACCCACCGCACCGTGAACGTCCGCAGCCGGGACAACCACCGTCATGGCGAACGGGATTTGCACGAGGTGCAGCACCGGCTCCGAGAACTGCAGGAGACGCGGGTCAGAAACGCGGAGGAGGTCTTTTGA
- the ECM1 gene encoding extracellular matrix protein 1, which translates to MPTMTPLWLCLCLCCLPAWALSTSQAPPPANADDQPPLAQFPVEISQHDVLPDVLSREFLIQKIQQKLEDGEELPILIHGEPQSVPLQPRGRRPPCKEVGCSHKLPFYKLEDFPPGRPSLSNLGALCAAGRKKPSYGPWNLPQTSFSHLSRQGEALNQLELQFTRCCQLTEDQKLPCASNEWEKCLARFCKQEFSTKTRPFHCCRAGPREARLSCFASQAPFPTYEGEGASLDLANLTTTILDSICSQASSQAKQKPSPALVQNITESCCKLPESERTLCARGVKSQFITAFCSSQRRSWKDPQKCCAQTEEADRDDCFDRSYLGHVSLLRREQEEEEEEEIVLPTQTAS; encoded by the exons ATGCCCACGATGACTCCCCTCtggctctgcctctgcctctgctgcctgcccgcctgggctctctCGACCAGCCAGGCTCCGCCGCCAG ccAATGCAGACGATCAGCCCCCACTGGCCCAGTTCCCAGTCGAGATCTCTCAACACGATGTCCTTCCGGATGTGCTGTCACGGGAGTTCCTGATCCAGAAGATTCAGCAAAAACTGGAAGACG GGGAAGAGCTCCCCATTCTGATCCACGGGGAGCCCCAGTCGGTGCCCCTGCAGCCCAGAGGGAGAAGGCCCCCATGCAAGGAGGTGGGCTGCAGCCATAAGCTCCCTTTCTACAAGCTGGAAGACTTCCCGCCAGGTCGCCCCTCCCTTAGCAACCTGGGGGCCCTTTGCGCCGCGGGGCGGAAGAAGCCCAGCTACGGGCCCTGGAACCTGCCCCAGACCAGCTTCAGCCACCTCTCGCGCCAGGGAGAGGCCCTGAACCAGCTGGAGCTACAGTTCACCCGCTGCTGCCAGCTGACCGAGGACCAGAAGCTTCCCTGTGCCTCCAATGAG tgGGAAAAATGCCTGGCCCGGTTTTGCAAGCAGGAGTTTTCGACCAAGACGCGGCCCTTCCACTGCTGCCGTGCAGGCCCCCGCGAGGCCCGTCTCAGCTGCTTCGCCAGCCAAGCGCCCTTCCCCACGTACGAGGGCGAGGGGGCCTCGCTGGACCTGGCCAACCTCACCACCACCATCCTGGACTCCATTTGCAGCCAAGCATCAAGCCAGGCCAAGCA GAAGCCCAGCCCGGCTTTAGTCCAGAACATCACAGAGTCCTGTTGCAAACTGCCAGAGAGCGAACGGACCCTCTGCGCCCGAGGAGTG AAATCGCAGTTCATCACTGCTTTCTGCAGCTCCCAGAGACGGTCCTGGAAGGACCCCCAGAAATGCTGCGCCCAGACGGAGGAGGCTGACCGCGATGACTGCTTTGACCGCAGCTACCTGGGACATGTCTCCCTCCTCCGCagggagcaggaggaagaggaagaggaagaaattgtGCTTCCCACCCAGACGGCCTCCTGA